From Pagrus major chromosome 18, Pma_NU_1.0, a single genomic window includes:
- the klhl4 gene encoding kelch-like protein 4 isoform X1 has protein sequence MSVSGKKEFDVKQILRLRWRWFSHSSQGSAGSGGGGVGGVGGYIQQDGLDHRVTPVQGRLKSHSRERGVGGLRKTNSPVHSILAPTPGPTPVYVRAGHQSWNHQQNTIQGLQVSEESSKSRSSPSTTRKEDANTGQEDVKSSTEEPAEVEARERLALSTFTRMNTNSSDEYFQATNHAEQTFRKMETYLQHKQLCDVLLIAGDHKIPAHRLVLSAVSDYFAAMFTSDVREAKQEEIKMEGVDPEALRSLVNFAYTGVLELKEETIESLLAAACLLQLSQVIQVCCNFLMKQLHPSNCLGIRSFADAQGCVDLLNVAHNYTMEHFLEVIQNQEFLLLPTAEIVKLLSSDEINVPDEETIFQALMMWVRYDVQHRQQDLGVLLAFIRLPLLPPQLLADLENNKMFSDDLECQKLLMEAMKYHLLPERRPMFQSPRTKPRKSTVGALYAVGGMDATKGSTTIEKYDLRTNTWVQVGVMNGRRLQFGVAVIDNKLYVVGGRDGLKTSNMVECYNPINKVWSTMPPMSTHRHGLGIAVLEGPMYAVGGHDGWSYLNTVERWDPQARQWNYVASMSTPRSTMGVTALNGKLFAVGGRDGSSCLRSMECFDPHTNKWSMCAPMAKRRGGVGVATYNNFLYAVGGHDAPASNHCSRLSDCVERYDPKTDTWTTVSSLSVPRDAVGVCLLGDRLYAVGGYDGQSYLNTVESYDAQNNEWTEEVPLNIGRAGACVVVVKLP, from the exons ATGTCTGTGTCGGGGAAGAAGGAATTTGACGTGAAGCAGATCCTCAGGCTCCGCTGGCGCTGGTTCAGCCATTCATCCCAAGGTTCGGCTGGCAGTGGAGGTGGCGGCGTCGGAGGGGTGGGAGGCTACATCCAACAGGATGGCCTGGACCACAGAGTGACGCCAGTCCAGGGCCGGCTGAAGAGTCACTCACGGGAAAGAGGTGTCGGAGGACTCCGGAAGACAAACAGCCCAGTCCACAGCATCTTGGCACCAACGCCAGGGCCCACACCTGTCTATGTCAGAGCAGGTCATCAATCATGGAACCATCAGCAGAACACCATCCAGGGTCTCCAGGTCAGCGAGGAATCTTCAAAGAGCCGCTCGTCGCCCAGCACCACGAGGAAAGAGGATGCCAACACCGGCCAGGAAGACGTGAAAAGCAGCACAGAGGAACCTGCAGAGGTGGAGGCCAGAGAGAG GTTGGCTTTGAGCACCTTCACCAGAATGAACACCAACTCCTCCGACGAGTACTTCCAGGCAACAAATCATGCAGAACAGACTTTCCGCAAGATGGAGACCTACCTCCAGCACAAGCAGCTGTGTGATGTCCTGTTGATAGCGGGGGATCATAAGATACCAGCGCACAG ACTGGTCCTGAGCGCCGTGTCGGACTACTTTGCTGCTATGTTCACCAGCGATGTGAGAGAGGCGAAGCAGGAGGAGATCAAGATGGAGGGAGTGGATCCCGAAGCCCTCAGATCCCTGGTTAATTTTGCCTACACGG GCGTCCTCGAGCTTAAAGAGGAGACCATTGAGAGTTTATTGGCGGCAGCCTGCCTCCTCCAGCTTTCACAAGTCATCCAGGTCTGCTGTAACTTCCTGATGAAACAGCTTCATCCCTCCAACTGCCTGGGAATACGCTCCTTTGCCGACGCCCAGGGCTGCGTGGACCTGCTCAATGTGGCTCATAACTACACCATG GAACACTTCCTGGAGGTCATTCAGAACCAGGAGTTCCTGCTGCTCCCCACGGCTGAGATCGTTAAGCTTCTCTCCAGCGATGAAATCAATGTCCCCGATGAGGAAACTATCTTCCAAGCTTTGATGATGTGGGTGCGGTACGATGTCCAGCATCGACAGCAGGACCTCGGGGTGCTGCTGGCCTTCATCCGCctgcctcttcttcctccacag CTCCTTGCAGATTTGGAAAACAACAAGATGTTCTCGGATGATCTGGAATGCCAAAAGCTGCTGATGGAGGCCATGAAGTACCATCTCCTGCCTGAGAGACGTCCCATGTTTCAGAGCCCGAGAACCAAACCCAGAAAATCCACAGTGGGTGCACTTTATGCTGTCGGAGGGATGGATGCTACCAAAG GCTCCACCACTATAGAGAAATACGACCTGCGGACCAACACTTGGGTCCAGGTCGGAGTCATGAACGGACGCCGGCTGCAGTTTGGCGTGGCGGTGATAGACAACAAGCTGTACGTGGTCGGAGGGAGGGATGGACTCAAGACGTCCAACATGGTGGAGTGCTACAATCCAATCAATAAAGTGTGGTCCACCATGCCCCCCATgtcaacacacagacatggacTAG GGATTGCTGTGCTGGAGGGCCCTATGTATGCCGTGGGAGGCCACGACGGCTGGAGCTATCTCAACACAGTGGAGCGCTGGGACCCGCAGGCCAGACAGTGGAACTATGTGGCCAGTATGTCAACACCACGGAGCACCATGGGAGTCACAGCACTCAACGGAAA ATTGTTTGCAGTCGGTGGTCGAGACGGCAGCTCATGCCTGAGGTCGATGGAGTGCTTCGATCCGCACACCAACAAGTGGAGCATGTGTGCTCCCATGGCCAAGAGGCGAGGAGGAGTGGGTGTGGCGACgtacaacaacttcctgtacgCTGTAGGCGGACACGACGCCCCCGCCTCCAACCACTGTTCTCGACTCTCCGATTGTGTCGAGAG GTATGACCCAAAGACGGACACGTGGACCACTGTGTCCTCCCTCAGTGTTCCCCGGGATGCGGTGGGTGTTTGCCTGCTGGGTGACAGGCTTTACGCTGTGGGTGGATATGATGGCCAGTCATATCTGAACACTGTCGAGTCCTACGATGCACAGAACAATGAGTGGACTGAG GAGGTCCCTCTCAACATTGGC
- the klhl4 gene encoding kelch-like protein 4 isoform X2, translated as MNTNSSDEYFQATNHAEQTFRKMETYLQHKQLCDVLLIAGDHKIPAHRLVLSAVSDYFAAMFTSDVREAKQEEIKMEGVDPEALRSLVNFAYTGVLELKEETIESLLAAACLLQLSQVIQVCCNFLMKQLHPSNCLGIRSFADAQGCVDLLNVAHNYTMEHFLEVIQNQEFLLLPTAEIVKLLSSDEINVPDEETIFQALMMWVRYDVQHRQQDLGVLLAFIRLPLLPPQLLADLENNKMFSDDLECQKLLMEAMKYHLLPERRPMFQSPRTKPRKSTVGALYAVGGMDATKGSTTIEKYDLRTNTWVQVGVMNGRRLQFGVAVIDNKLYVVGGRDGLKTSNMVECYNPINKVWSTMPPMSTHRHGLGIAVLEGPMYAVGGHDGWSYLNTVERWDPQARQWNYVASMSTPRSTMGVTALNGKLFAVGGRDGSSCLRSMECFDPHTNKWSMCAPMAKRRGGVGVATYNNFLYAVGGHDAPASNHCSRLSDCVERYDPKTDTWTTVSSLSVPRDAVGVCLLGDRLYAVGGYDGQSYLNTVESYDAQNNEWTEEVPLNIGRAGACVVVVKLP; from the exons ATGAACACCAACTCCTCCGACGAGTACTTCCAGGCAACAAATCATGCAGAACAGACTTTCCGCAAGATGGAGACCTACCTCCAGCACAAGCAGCTGTGTGATGTCCTGTTGATAGCGGGGGATCATAAGATACCAGCGCACAG ACTGGTCCTGAGCGCCGTGTCGGACTACTTTGCTGCTATGTTCACCAGCGATGTGAGAGAGGCGAAGCAGGAGGAGATCAAGATGGAGGGAGTGGATCCCGAAGCCCTCAGATCCCTGGTTAATTTTGCCTACACGG GCGTCCTCGAGCTTAAAGAGGAGACCATTGAGAGTTTATTGGCGGCAGCCTGCCTCCTCCAGCTTTCACAAGTCATCCAGGTCTGCTGTAACTTCCTGATGAAACAGCTTCATCCCTCCAACTGCCTGGGAATACGCTCCTTTGCCGACGCCCAGGGCTGCGTGGACCTGCTCAATGTGGCTCATAACTACACCATG GAACACTTCCTGGAGGTCATTCAGAACCAGGAGTTCCTGCTGCTCCCCACGGCTGAGATCGTTAAGCTTCTCTCCAGCGATGAAATCAATGTCCCCGATGAGGAAACTATCTTCCAAGCTTTGATGATGTGGGTGCGGTACGATGTCCAGCATCGACAGCAGGACCTCGGGGTGCTGCTGGCCTTCATCCGCctgcctcttcttcctccacag CTCCTTGCAGATTTGGAAAACAACAAGATGTTCTCGGATGATCTGGAATGCCAAAAGCTGCTGATGGAGGCCATGAAGTACCATCTCCTGCCTGAGAGACGTCCCATGTTTCAGAGCCCGAGAACCAAACCCAGAAAATCCACAGTGGGTGCACTTTATGCTGTCGGAGGGATGGATGCTACCAAAG GCTCCACCACTATAGAGAAATACGACCTGCGGACCAACACTTGGGTCCAGGTCGGAGTCATGAACGGACGCCGGCTGCAGTTTGGCGTGGCGGTGATAGACAACAAGCTGTACGTGGTCGGAGGGAGGGATGGACTCAAGACGTCCAACATGGTGGAGTGCTACAATCCAATCAATAAAGTGTGGTCCACCATGCCCCCCATgtcaacacacagacatggacTAG GGATTGCTGTGCTGGAGGGCCCTATGTATGCCGTGGGAGGCCACGACGGCTGGAGCTATCTCAACACAGTGGAGCGCTGGGACCCGCAGGCCAGACAGTGGAACTATGTGGCCAGTATGTCAACACCACGGAGCACCATGGGAGTCACAGCACTCAACGGAAA ATTGTTTGCAGTCGGTGGTCGAGACGGCAGCTCATGCCTGAGGTCGATGGAGTGCTTCGATCCGCACACCAACAAGTGGAGCATGTGTGCTCCCATGGCCAAGAGGCGAGGAGGAGTGGGTGTGGCGACgtacaacaacttcctgtacgCTGTAGGCGGACACGACGCCCCCGCCTCCAACCACTGTTCTCGACTCTCCGATTGTGTCGAGAG GTATGACCCAAAGACGGACACGTGGACCACTGTGTCCTCCCTCAGTGTTCCCCGGGATGCGGTGGGTGTTTGCCTGCTGGGTGACAGGCTTTACGCTGTGGGTGGATATGATGGCCAGTCATATCTGAACACTGTCGAGTCCTACGATGCACAGAACAATGAGTGGACTGAG GAGGTCCCTCTCAACATTGGC